The Paenibacillus sp. FSL R7-0204 genome includes a region encoding these proteins:
- a CDS encoding spore germination protein — MFGMILSYIPGWAIFAQAGVAMLVPLLLAYLYKSLYKLVGSGRGQIGHGARTLPAQQPPPLAPEESSARFTGDLQADLQAVKSGIGNNSDVHFRAFTNANTGAQGVVIHVDGMQSDRLLSMEVMQYLMHEMPAGSQSSVEMAGHRLPFSELREEEHIRDFNKSVLFGHAALLIEGLRCGLLIEMPGAPSRQADEPVSEALLRGPRLGFTEVLSENTSILRRQGLSDQLEMVSFRAGTAIEREIVVAYMKDIVNPDLLEEIKNRISKIDMDFLAESGYIEQLIEDNYLSPFQQLQNTERPDRVISALLEGRVAILLDGTPFVLIAPVTFSMLLQSPEDYYERWLPGTLLRLLRFGASFFALMAPALYISFISFHPGLIPTELAITIIKTRQGVPFPSLIEVLILEVAIEILREAGIRLPKPIGPAMGIVGGLIIGDAAVQAGIVSPFLVITVAVTAISSFSIPMYSAGITLRMLRFAGMLFASVLGMYGTILFFLLICCHLTKLKSFGVPYLTPLSPFRLSDWKDLFLRAPMALMKRRPKMMKTKQSKRRS; from the coding sequence CTGTTCGGTATGATTCTATCCTATATACCCGGCTGGGCAATCTTCGCCCAGGCGGGCGTGGCTATGCTTGTTCCGCTGCTCCTGGCCTATCTCTATAAATCGCTCTACAAGCTGGTCGGCAGCGGACGCGGCCAGATCGGGCACGGCGCAAGAACTCTTCCTGCGCAGCAGCCGCCGCCGCTGGCTCCAGAGGAATCCTCCGCCCGGTTTACCGGTGATCTCCAGGCTGACCTGCAGGCGGTTAAATCCGGCATCGGCAACAACAGCGATGTCCATTTCAGAGCATTCACAAATGCGAACACAGGTGCACAAGGAGTCGTCATCCATGTCGACGGGATGCAGAGTGACCGGCTGCTCAGTATGGAAGTCATGCAATACCTGATGCATGAGATGCCTGCCGGTTCACAGTCTTCTGTTGAAATGGCCGGGCATCGTCTTCCTTTCAGCGAGCTTAGAGAAGAAGAGCATATCAGGGACTTCAATAAGTCTGTCCTCTTCGGCCATGCCGCCCTCCTGATCGAAGGGCTGCGCTGCGGGCTCCTGATCGAGATGCCCGGTGCTCCCAGCCGCCAGGCGGACGAGCCGGTCTCCGAAGCCCTGCTCCGCGGCCCCAGACTGGGCTTCACGGAAGTGCTCAGCGAGAATACCTCTATTTTGCGCCGCCAGGGCCTCAGCGATCAGCTTGAGATGGTATCCTTCCGGGCAGGGACCGCTATTGAAAGGGAGATCGTTGTGGCCTACATGAAGGATATCGTCAATCCCGACCTGCTGGAGGAGATCAAGAACCGGATCTCCAAAATCGATATGGATTTCCTGGCTGAATCCGGTTATATCGAGCAGCTCATTGAGGATAATTATCTCAGTCCGTTCCAGCAGCTGCAGAATACAGAACGGCCGGACAGGGTCATCAGTGCCCTGCTGGAAGGACGGGTCGCCATTCTGCTGGACGGCACGCCCTTTGTGCTAATCGCACCGGTAACCTTCAGCATGCTGCTGCAGTCACCGGAAGACTATTATGAGCGCTGGCTGCCGGGAACACTTCTACGGCTGCTGCGTTTTGGCGCTTCCTTCTTTGCCCTGATGGCTCCGGCCCTGTACATCTCATTCATCTCCTTTCATCCGGGGCTGATTCCTACAGAGCTGGCGATTACGATCATCAAAACCCGGCAGGGAGTGCCCTTTCCCTCGCTGATTGAGGTGCTAATTCTGGAGGTCGCCATTGAGATCCTTAGGGAAGCAGGCATCCGGCTGCCGAAGCCGATTGGTCCGGCGATGGGCATCGTCGGCGGTCTGATCATCGGTGATGCAGCGGTCCAGGCGGGGATCGTCAGTCCGTTCCTGGTCATTACGGTCGCCGTAACCGCCATCTCCTCCTTCTCCATTCCGATGTACAGCGCCGGGATCACCCTGCGGATGCTGCGCTTCGCCGGTATGCTGTTCGCCTCGGTGCTGGGAATGTACGGGACCATTCTGTTCTTCCTGCTGATCTGCTGCCACCTGACCAAGCTCAAGAGCTTCGGAGTGCCTTATCTGACCCCGCTCTCCCCGTTCCGGCTCAGTGACTGGAAGGATCTGTTCCTGCGCGCTCCGATGGCACTGATGAAGCGCAGACCGAAAATGATGAAGACTAAGCAGAGTAAACGAAGATCATGA
- a CDS encoding YceI family protein, translating into MKKRTVAITAAIVIIAGAITAFILVNNSLGNKVEIESVIPEQAQDSKAQKEGTANAAAAAAAVTPEQLNGTWNITEPSKVYWSVTTSKETVNFVDPSVKGTWKVNLEDASAMTGEGSVEMNALDSGTAPRDEHVKGSDFLSVAEFPEATFKVKSFSELPKEWTEGTAVPVQLKGMLAVKGIEKEVTFDSQAAYSGGELKLSGTTTVTFEDFGLSNPHSIVLSTENNLEVRLELVLKK; encoded by the coding sequence ATGAAGAAGAGAACCGTCGCTATAACCGCAGCCATTGTAATTATTGCAGGAGCCATCACCGCCTTCATCTTAGTGAACAACAGCCTTGGCAATAAGGTGGAGATTGAATCGGTGATTCCTGAGCAGGCCCAGGACAGCAAAGCGCAGAAGGAAGGAACAGCCAATGCGGCTGCGGCCGCTGCTGCTGTAACGCCAGAACAGTTGAACGGAACCTGGAACATTACAGAGCCGTCCAAGGTCTACTGGTCTGTGACCACATCCAAAGAAACCGTGAACTTCGTAGACCCTTCCGTTAAGGGAACCTGGAAGGTGAATCTGGAGGATGCCTCCGCGATGACCGGCGAAGGGTCGGTAGAGATGAACGCACTTGATTCGGGAACCGCCCCACGGGACGAGCATGTTAAGGGATCGGACTTCTTGTCCGTGGCAGAGTTCCCGGAAGCCACCTTCAAGGTGAAGTCCTTCTCGGAGCTGCCGAAGGAATGGACAGAGGGTACAGCGGTACCGGTACAACTGAAGGGGATGCTGGCTGTAAAGGGCATTGAGAAGGAAGTCACGTTCGACTCGCAGGCCGCATACAGCGGCGGAGAGCTTAAGCTGTCGGGCACGACTACCGTAACCTTCGAGGATTTCGGCCTCAGCAATCCGCACTCCATCGTGCTCAGTACCGAGAACAACCTTGAGGTGCGCCTGGAGCTTGTGCTTAAGAAATAA
- a CDS encoding response regulator transcription factor, whose product MKSILIVEDEEAIARVLSAYLRKAGFHVTRAADGRSALDTFGEAPPSLVLLDIMLPEMDGFELLQLIRERSSCPVIMLTARDGINDRLAGLDGGADDYMSKPFIPEEVVARVKAVLRRPSQWSDGSRKRHFGSLFIDFSARSIFLNGAEVSLSPRDMSVLLFLAERPNQICTRDQLLEHVWEMDYDGSDRAVDLSIKRLRQALSHWPEREGEIRTLRGTGYQLWTT is encoded by the coding sequence ATGAAATCGATACTAATCGTTGAGGATGAAGAAGCCATCGCACGGGTGCTAAGTGCCTATCTGCGAAAAGCAGGCTTCCACGTCACCCGGGCCGCAGACGGCCGGAGTGCCCTGGACACCTTCGGGGAGGCGCCTCCCTCGCTGGTCCTGCTCGATATCATGCTGCCGGAAATGGACGGCTTCGAGCTGCTGCAGCTCATCCGTGAGCGGAGCAGCTGCCCGGTCATCATGCTCACCGCCCGCGACGGCATCAATGACCGGCTCGCGGGACTGGACGGCGGTGCCGACGACTATATGTCCAAGCCCTTCATTCCCGAGGAAGTGGTCGCACGGGTGAAGGCGGTACTGCGCCGTCCCTCGCAGTGGTCGGACGGCAGCCGCAAGCGCCATTTCGGCAGTCTGTTCATCGATTTCTCGGCGCGCAGCATCTTTCTGAACGGGGCAGAGGTCAGCCTTAGCCCGCGCGACATGTCGGTACTGCTGTTCCTGGCCGAGCGCCCGAATCAGATCTGCACCCGTGACCAGCTGCTGGAGCATGTATGGGAGATGGATTACGATGGAAGCGACCGGGCCGTTGATCTCTCCATCAAGCGGCTACGTCAGGCACTGTCGCACTGGCCGGAACGCGAGGGCGAGATCCGCACACTGAGAGGAACAGGATATCAATTATGGACAACATAA
- a CDS encoding Gfo/Idh/MocA family protein, with product MAEDNAYTIKWGILSTGWIAHQFATDLAHASNGVAYAVGSRSQESADKFAADHGIPVAYATYEELVSDPEVDAIYIGTPHPFHRENALLALRAGKAVLCEKPFTVNSGELEEVVAYAREHKLFLMEAMWSRYIPAHVKVREWLAAGRIGEVKLVKADLGFRSDWKPEGRLLNPALGGGALLDVGIYPVSFTSMVLGPHPESIASTVHIGETGVDEHFSLLLSYGNGVSASLNAGIRLNLDDEAYIYGAEGRIVVNGTLVNPKSAELYVNGELAEKFEDDRASVGYAFEAEEVGRCLQAGLIESPVMTLDESLAIMKLLDTVRAQWGLKYPGE from the coding sequence ATGGCAGAAGATAACGCTTACACGATAAAATGGGGCATTCTCAGCACAGGCTGGATCGCCCATCAGTTCGCCACGGATCTGGCCCACGCCAGCAATGGGGTGGCCTATGCGGTCGGCTCGCGCTCGCAGGAGAGCGCGGATAAGTTCGCCGCCGATCACGGCATTCCTGTCGCATACGCCACCTACGAAGAGCTGGTTAGCGATCCTGAAGTGGACGCCATCTATATTGGAACGCCGCATCCGTTCCACCGTGAGAACGCGCTGCTCGCGCTGCGTGCAGGTAAGGCTGTGCTGTGCGAGAAGCCTTTTACCGTGAACAGTGGTGAGCTGGAGGAAGTCGTGGCCTATGCCCGGGAGCATAAGCTGTTCCTCATGGAAGCGATGTGGAGCCGGTATATCCCGGCGCATGTGAAGGTGCGGGAATGGCTGGCCGCCGGGCGGATTGGCGAGGTGAAGCTGGTGAAGGCGGACCTTGGGTTCCGCTCCGACTGGAAGCCGGAGGGACGCCTATTGAATCCGGCCCTTGGCGGCGGTGCGTTGCTGGATGTCGGCATCTATCCGGTCTCCTTTACCTCAATGGTTCTTGGACCTCATCCAGAATCGATCGCCAGTACCGTTCATATTGGGGAGACCGGCGTGGATGAGCACTTCTCGCTGCTGTTATCCTACGGGAATGGCGTATCTGCTTCACTGAATGCCGGCATCCGCCTGAATCTGGACGATGAAGCCTATATCTATGGAGCGGAAGGCCGTATTGTGGTTAATGGCACCCTGGTTAATCCGAAATCGGCCGAGCTCTACGTGAACGGCGAATTAGCGGAGAAGTTCGAAGATGACCGTGCTTCGGTAGGCTATGCCTTCGAGGCGGAAGAGGTGGGCCGCTGCCTTCAAGCGGGGCTTATTGAGAGTCCGGTAATGACCCTGGATGAATCCTTAGCCATAATGAAGCTGCTGGATACTGTCCGGGCACAATGGGGGCTGAAATACCCTGGCGAATAA
- a CDS encoding class I SAM-dependent methyltransferase has product MAEETIYSHEDTLRMLDSLFRDEGEWWNGFYADKEKGIPFFRDCPDENLVESFSSGVLTPGRVLELGCGGGRNAVYMAQQGCKVDAVDISQAAVDWGMERAAAHRVEVSFTCGNIFDLELAPGSYDLIYDSGCFHHIYPHRRASYLELLNRTLTPGGYFGLTCFAAGSMGAEITDWEVYRQRRMRGGLGLTEEQLKMFFSGFENVKFRRMRQTEQSENLFGEAFLWTALFRKR; this is encoded by the coding sequence ATGGCAGAGGAAACGATTTATAGCCATGAGGACACGCTGAGGATGCTGGACTCCCTTTTCCGGGACGAGGGGGAGTGGTGGAATGGGTTCTATGCGGATAAGGAGAAGGGCATTCCTTTTTTCCGGGATTGTCCCGATGAGAATCTGGTGGAATCCTTCAGCAGCGGGGTGCTTACCCCGGGCAGGGTGCTTGAGCTAGGCTGCGGAGGCGGCAGAAATGCGGTGTACATGGCGCAGCAGGGCTGTAAGGTAGACGCTGTGGATATCTCTCAGGCAGCGGTCGATTGGGGAATGGAGCGTGCGGCGGCACACCGGGTAGAGGTTAGTTTTACTTGCGGGAATATCTTTGACCTGGAACTGGCGCCCGGGAGCTATGACCTGATCTATGACAGCGGATGCTTCCATCACATCTATCCCCACCGCAGAGCCAGTTATCTGGAGCTGCTGAACCGGACGCTCACGCCCGGCGGTTATTTCGGCTTGACCTGCTTCGCAGCGGGCTCCATGGGTGCAGAGATTACCGATTGGGAGGTCTACCGTCAACGGCGGATGAGAGGTGGATTAGGGTTGACGGAGGAGCAGCTTAAGATGTTCTTCAGCGGGTTCGAGAATGTGAAGTTCCGGCGGATGCGCCAGACGGAGCAGAGTGAGAACCTGTTTGGTGAAGCTTTTCTGTGGACGGCCTTGTTCCGAAAAAGATAA
- a CDS encoding ADP-ribosylglycohydrolase family protein — protein sequence MTLTMDRYQGCLQGLAAGDALGTTVEFQAPGTFKPMTDIVGGGVFALQPGQWTDDTSMALSLAESLLAMQGFDPADQMQRYVKWYREGALSSTGRCFDIGNATREALHRFEASGEAYSGSEDPFSAGNGSIMRLAPVVMYYAEQPAEAIRYAAMSSRTTHGAAECLAACRLLAAYILAGLHGWSKQEMLAPEAFHEWLDEDSLTPHTLNIKQGSYKLKEPPQIQGSGYVVESLEAALWAFHKSDSFAEGALLAVNLGNDADTTGAIYGQIAGAYYGLSGIPAGWSRKLAMRELISDYAGRLFTERVQ from the coding sequence GTGACATTGACAATGGACCGTTATCAGGGCTGCCTGCAGGGGCTGGCCGCCGGAGATGCACTGGGAACAACTGTAGAGTTCCAAGCGCCGGGCACCTTCAAGCCAATGACAGATATTGTCGGCGGCGGGGTATTCGCCCTCCAGCCGGGTCAGTGGACGGATGATACCTCCATGGCTCTCAGCCTTGCGGAGAGTCTGCTTGCCATGCAGGGTTTCGATCCGGCAGATCAGATGCAGCGTTATGTGAAATGGTACCGCGAAGGAGCACTCAGCAGCACCGGCCGGTGCTTTGATATCGGTAACGCAACGCGCGAAGCGCTGCACCGGTTTGAAGCAAGCGGGGAGGCGTACAGCGGTTCAGAGGACCCGTTCTCGGCCGGGAACGGCTCAATTATGCGTCTGGCTCCGGTGGTGATGTACTACGCGGAGCAGCCCGCTGAGGCGATCCGCTATGCAGCAATGAGCTCAAGAACCACGCACGGGGCCGCCGAGTGTCTTGCTGCCTGCCGCCTGCTTGCGGCATATATTCTCGCCGGGCTGCACGGCTGGAGCAAGCAGGAGATGCTGGCGCCGGAGGCTTTCCATGAATGGCTGGATGAAGATTCGCTGACGCCGCATACGCTGAACATCAAGCAAGGCTCCTACAAGCTGAAGGAGCCGCCGCAGATTCAAGGCTCGGGTTATGTCGTGGAGTCGCTGGAAGCGGCATTATGGGCATTCCATAAGTCGGACAGCTTCGCAGAGGGCGCGCTGCTCGCCGTGAATCTCGGCAATGACGCCGACACCACTGGTGCCATATACGGCCAGATTGCCGGGGCATACTATGGGCTCAGCGGCATTCCAGCGGGATGGAGCCGCAAGCTGGCAATGCGTGAGCTGATCAGCGACTACGCGGGGCGGCTGTTTACGGAGCGGGTGCAATAG
- a CDS encoding amidase family protein produces MSFEIVEATIAEIGAALDTGEITSRQLVLMYLERIADHDKSGLTVNSVLEINPDALFIAESLDAERLHQGPRGPLHGIPVLLKDNINTGDNMHTSAGSLALADSFAREDAFIVSRLREAGAIIMGKANMTEFANFMTNGMPSGYSSRGGQVLNPYNISTPTGGSSAGSAVAVACNFCTVSVGTETSGSILNPGNLGSIIGIKPTVGLISRSGILPLSSTQDTAGPMARTVRDAVLLLNALLGQDTGDAAMGTNRGKVHEDYTVFLDADGLRGARIGIPRDYYFEELTEEQLALFNASVERMRELGATIIDPAEITTAREISYSSVVLNEFKTSLNAYLARLGPGAPMRTLKDIIDFNHAHPVQTLKFGQATLLDAELTTSGTFTEPQYLRDRMTDLRLCKELGIDATMREHQLDALLFPADFGARITSRAGYPSIVVPSGYTSAGAPFGVTFSARAYEEPVLIRLAYAYEQNYKVRKPPSLRSFI; encoded by the coding sequence ATGAGTTTTGAAATCGTAGAGGCTACCATAGCGGAGATTGGGGCTGCTCTGGATACTGGTGAGATCACGTCCAGACAATTAGTCCTGATGTATCTGGAGCGCATTGCCGATCATGACAAAAGCGGCCTGACCGTCAATTCCGTGCTGGAGATTAATCCGGATGCGCTGTTCATCGCTGAATCCCTGGATGCCGAACGCCTGCATCAGGGGCCGCGCGGACCGCTGCACGGCATCCCCGTGCTATTGAAGGATAACATTAATACCGGGGATAACATGCATACCAGCGCGGGCTCGCTCGCGTTGGCCGATTCTTTTGCCCGAGAGGATGCCTTCATCGTCAGCAGGCTGCGCGAGGCGGGTGCTATCATTATGGGCAAAGCCAATATGACGGAATTCGCTAACTTCATGACAAACGGCATGCCCTCCGGCTACAGCTCCCGGGGCGGGCAGGTGCTTAACCCCTATAACATCTCCACACCGACAGGCGGCTCCAGCGCCGGGTCCGCAGTAGCGGTAGCCTGTAATTTCTGCACCGTCTCCGTTGGAACAGAGACCTCCGGCTCCATCCTCAATCCCGGCAATCTTGGCTCTATTATCGGTATTAAGCCCACGGTGGGGCTGATCAGCCGCTCGGGTATTCTGCCGCTCTCCAGCACGCAGGATACCGCCGGGCCCATGGCACGAACGGTCCGGGATGCCGTCCTTCTGCTGAATGCTCTGCTTGGTCAGGATACCGGAGATGCGGCGATGGGTACGAACAGAGGTAAGGTTCATGAGGATTATACTGTTTTTTTGGATGCGGACGGTCTGCGGGGAGCAAGAATCGGAATTCCGCGCGATTATTACTTCGAGGAACTGACGGAGGAGCAGCTTGCGCTGTTCAATGCCTCTGTGGAGAGAATGCGGGAGCTCGGAGCAACCATCATCGATCCGGCCGAGATTACAACGGCGCGGGAGATCAGCTATTCATCCGTGGTACTGAATGAATTCAAAACCTCGTTGAACGCCTACCTGGCCCGCCTGGGTCCAGGTGCACCGATGCGCACCCTGAAGGATATTATTGATTTCAATCATGCCCATCCGGTCCAGACGCTGAAGTTCGGGCAAGCTACCCTGCTCGATGCCGAACTTACGACCTCCGGCACCTTCACTGAGCCGCAATATCTGCGTGACCGCATGACGGATCTCAGGCTCTGCAAGGAGCTGGGGATCGACGCTACCATGCGCGAGCATCAGCTTGATGCCCTGCTGTTCCCCGCTGACTTCGGTGCACGGATTACCTCAAGAGCGGGATATCCGTCCATCGTTGTGCCGTCAGGCTATACCTCAGCCGGTGCCCCCTTCGGCGTAACCTTCTCCGCCCGGGCCTATGAAGAACCGGTGCTTATCAGACTCGCCTATGCTTATGAGCAGAACTATAAGGTGCGCAAGCCGCCTTCACTTCGAAGCTTCATCTGA
- a CDS encoding DUF6612 family protein, whose protein sequence is MKKWTTIFMGVMLTAALAGCGNNEELKPSEGAATAAPAGSAAPEASASAAPAEQTSDGVPSVEDLIKKTVAASDQLKSFAMESQVKQKINVKKGTENNEQDTDMTTKSEYIKDPVMMHQEVLMKSAQGDQKFEQYVTADGFYSQMNGQWMKLPATMGQQVLTAMQQSSNPEKQLEQFKAISEKTKITEDGDNYLLSAEVSGDDVKELAKSYMNQNGGSDQQMAAMMEQMNIKSMNIAYAVDKKTYFPTRTDVTMVMDMTTGDQTVSIDMDMKATISDHNKVDEIKIPQEALDAKEVEMPSAPSAPTTP, encoded by the coding sequence TTGAAGAAATGGACTACGATATTTATGGGTGTTATGCTAACTGCTGCCTTGGCTGGCTGCGGCAATAATGAGGAACTCAAACCCTCGGAGGGGGCTGCAACAGCTGCGCCTGCAGGGAGCGCGGCTCCAGAAGCTTCTGCATCGGCTGCGCCTGCTGAACAGACATCGGATGGAGTTCCAAGTGTAGAGGATTTGATTAAGAAGACGGTTGCTGCGTCGGATCAGCTGAAGAGCTTCGCGATGGAATCGCAAGTGAAGCAGAAGATCAACGTGAAGAAGGGCACAGAGAATAACGAGCAAGATACCGATATGACCACGAAATCCGAATACATCAAGGACCCGGTAATGATGCATCAGGAGGTGCTGATGAAATCCGCTCAAGGCGACCAGAAGTTTGAGCAGTATGTGACTGCGGACGGCTTCTATTCGCAGATGAACGGTCAATGGATGAAGCTGCCTGCTACGATGGGTCAACAGGTCCTTACGGCTATGCAGCAGTCCTCTAACCCGGAGAAGCAGTTGGAGCAATTCAAGGCGATTTCCGAAAAGACGAAGATCACGGAGGATGGCGATAATTATCTGCTGAGTGCAGAGGTATCCGGCGATGACGTCAAGGAGCTGGCGAAGTCTTATATGAACCAGAACGGAGGCTCCGATCAGCAGATGGCTGCCATGATGGAGCAGATGAACATCAAGAGCATGAATATCGCGTATGCGGTGGATAAGAAGACTTATTTCCCAACCCGTACAGATGTTACCATGGTCATGGATATGACCACCGGAGACCAGACGGTATCCATTGATATGGATATGAAGGCGACCATCAGCGATCACAACAAGGTTGATGAGATCAAGATTCCGCAGGAAGCGCTGGACGCGAAGGAAGTTGAAATGCCTTCAGCACCGTCAGCCCCAACAACGCCGTAA
- a CDS encoding HAMP domain-containing sensor histidine kinase has translation MDNINKSKRKRNKKKTTSILTYWTLRYLLIISIGLLVTALFTFWWIQQEAMSNRMQTTALLAQEIADRSVDTDGQLAITRGLNKLVEDRKRFFKVNEEMCVIITGSEGELLYSQPPMTDEEMRYKLNDSLTDSRTSEYKAAAAQIQGDQGTLGQVLVMQSKRSLRHIPTEEITFFSIIIVFLIILSWLTIYLLSIKLAKPVQRVAAAAAQISSGQYNIVLETGAREREIHELLVSFQEMAGKLQQFEQSRAIMLAGVSHELKTPVTSIKGLLHAVREGVVEGEEANEFLDIALLETERLQHMVADLLDYNALTAGMVAVRHDNLEAAPLLEEILYQWMLTQSEEVNKPILLLPEAPLVLRGDPLRIQQIIVNLLGNSLQAKTPDRKLQLKLELTATPEGQAEITVTDNGPGIHPDSRERIFEAFYRSSGKQSLLRGLGLGLTFSRLLAEAMGGSLELGSHQPQGCSFVLRLPLAES, from the coding sequence ATGGACAACATAAATAAGAGTAAGAGGAAACGCAACAAGAAGAAGACCACCTCCATTCTCACTTACTGGACTCTGAGGTATCTGCTGATCATCAGCATCGGTCTGCTGGTGACGGCACTGTTCACCTTCTGGTGGATTCAGCAGGAGGCGATGAGCAACCGGATGCAGACGACCGCCCTGCTGGCGCAGGAGATCGCTGACCGCAGCGTGGACACAGACGGTCAATTAGCCATTACCAGGGGCCTGAATAAGCTGGTGGAGGACCGCAAACGCTTCTTTAAAGTAAACGAGGAGATGTGCGTAATCATTACCGGATCAGAAGGCGAGCTGCTGTACTCCCAGCCCCCGATGACGGACGAGGAGATGCGGTACAAGCTCAATGATAGCCTGACCGATTCGCGGACCTCGGAATACAAGGCCGCTGCCGCGCAGATCCAGGGGGACCAGGGCACGCTGGGGCAAGTGCTGGTTATGCAGTCCAAGCGCTCTCTGCGCCACATTCCGACAGAGGAGATCACCTTCTTCTCGATCATCATCGTCTTCCTGATTATCTTAAGCTGGCTGACGATCTATCTCTTGTCGATCAAGCTGGCCAAGCCGGTTCAGCGGGTAGCCGCCGCCGCCGCGCAGATCAGCAGCGGCCAGTATAATATCGTGCTTGAGACCGGGGCCAGAGAGCGAGAGATTCACGAACTCCTCGTCTCCTTCCAGGAGATGGCGGGCAAGCTGCAGCAGTTCGAGCAGTCGCGGGCCATCATGCTGGCCGGCGTCTCCCATGAGCTGAAGACGCCGGTCACCTCAATCAAAGGACTGCTCCATGCAGTACGCGAGGGCGTTGTCGAAGGCGAGGAGGCCAATGAATTCCTCGATATCGCTCTGCTTGAGACCGAACGGCTGCAGCATATGGTCGCCGATCTGCTGGACTACAATGCGCTGACCGCAGGCATGGTTGCCGTCCGTCATGATAACCTTGAAGCAGCGCCGCTGCTGGAGGAGATCCTCTATCAATGGATGCTGACCCAGAGCGAGGAGGTCAATAAGCCCATCCTGCTGCTGCCGGAGGCCCCGCTTGTGCTGCGGGGAGACCCGCTTCGCATCCAGCAGATTATTGTGAATCTGCTGGGCAACAGCCTGCAGGCGAAGACGCCGGACCGCAAGCTTCAATTGAAGCTTGAACTTACGGCTACGCCGGAGGGGCAGGCTGAAATCACCGTTACAGATAACGGGCCGGGCATCCATCCGGACAGCCGGGAACGGATCTTCGAAGCCTTCTACCGCAGCTCGGGCAAGCAGAGCCTTCTCCGCGGACTCGGGCTGGGCCTGACGTTCAGCAGACTGCTGGCCGAGGCCATGGGCGGCAGTCTGGAGCTGGGCAGCCACCAGCCGCAGGGCTGCTCCTTCGTGCTGCGGCTCCCGCTGGCAGAGTCATGA
- a CDS encoding DUF1273 domain-containing protein yields the protein MKTLLVTGYRAHELGIYDSKHQGIPYIKKALANRIIPLVEEGLEWVITPGQYGVDLWACEVVLELKQQYPGLKLGIITAHASPEEKWKEEKQNEYRRIVAGADYYGAVSNAPYDGSWQFKARDDLLLRKSDGILLFYDEDAAESSAKFTKERVVKLHAEGNYELHLMHAEEIQSIADEENRHDYD from the coding sequence ATGAAGACTTTACTGGTCACAGGCTACCGGGCCCATGAGCTCGGCATTTATGACAGCAAGCATCAGGGCATTCCCTATATCAAAAAAGCACTCGCGAACCGGATTATTCCGCTGGTGGAGGAGGGACTGGAATGGGTTATCACTCCCGGGCAATATGGCGTCGATCTGTGGGCTTGCGAGGTGGTGCTGGAGCTGAAGCAGCAATACCCCGGGTTGAAGCTGGGCATTATTACAGCTCATGCGTCACCGGAGGAGAAGTGGAAGGAAGAGAAGCAGAATGAATACCGCCGCATTGTTGCCGGAGCCGACTACTACGGAGCCGTTAGCAATGCACCCTATGACGGGAGCTGGCAGTTCAAGGCCAGAGATGATCTGCTGTTGCGCAAAAGCGACGGGATTCTGTTGTTCTACGACGAGGATGCAGCGGAGAGCAGTGCGAAGTTCACCAAAGAGCGGGTCGTGAAGCTTCATGCCGAAGGTAATTATGAGCTGCATCTGATGCATGCAGAGGAGATTCAGAGCATTGCCGATGAAGAGAACCGGCATGACTATGATTGA